One Solanum stenotomum isolate F172 unplaced genomic scaffold, ASM1918654v1 scaffold32769, whole genome shotgun sequence DNA window includes the following coding sequences:
- the LOC125852173 gene encoding E3 ubiquitin-protein ligase RMA1H1-like gives MPCLHDPVVTLCGHLYCWPCIYKWIHFKTISSENIDNQQPKCPVCKAEVSQKTLIPLYARGQATKTSEINAPNFGIVIPQRPPSPRCRSHGLIETTDSIPSQQLHHRNHSLQSPTYQPYMTEPMLSPGGMSTGEIVYARMFGNSSTTNLYTYPSSYNLAGRQLSHADRSLSKVCFFLCCCLVTCLLLF, from the coding sequence ATGCCCTGTTTGCATGATCCTGTTGTTACATTATGTGGCCACCTCTATTGTTGGCCTTGCATCTACAAATGGATACATTTTAAGACCATTTCATCAGAGAACATCGATAATCAACAGCCAAAATGCCCTGTTTGCAAAGCTGAAGTCTCACAAAAAACATTGATTCCACTCTATGCTCGCGGTCAAGCTACAAAAACATCTGAAATTAATGCCCCGAATTTTGGTATAGTCATACCACAAAGACCTCCTAGTCCGAGATGTAGGAGTCACGGGCTAATAGAAACTACTGATTCAATTCCATCACAGCAACTTCACCATCGAAATCATTCACTACAGTCTCCAACATATCAACCTTATATGACCGAACCTATGCTAAGCCCCGGTGGTATGTCAACAGGGGAAATTGTTTATGCGCGGATGTTTGGGAACTCATCAACTACTAATTTGTATACATATCCAAGTTCATATAATCTAGCAGGAAGGCAACTATCACACGCGGATCGATCACTTAGCAAAGTCTGTTTTTTCCTATGTTGTTGTTTAGTGACATGTCTTCTGTTGTTCTAA